The Oncorhynchus masou masou isolate Uvic2021 chromosome 13, UVic_Omas_1.1, whole genome shotgun sequence genomic interval ATTGAATATTTGGTGTCATAGTTCAGTTGAGATGTAGAATTGGAGCTCAGGGTTGGTTGAGGTGGTGGGGATCGATCCAGAATAACATGATAAAACCTACAATGATGAAAGATGGAGAAACACcttaaaaaagaagacatttTTCACCATGTCAGCTCGAGTATTCGAACCAGGGACCATTCAGCTACTGGTTCCGCGCTCTAACCTCTAGGACACCTGCCGTCCTGATGCTAAAACTCCTGCTGCAGCATGCATGTTTGGTTTTCTCATTACTTAGTTTCACTCTCTGAATGATAGCTCAGTTAATCACAGCTCTGGCAGGTTTACTAATGGGTGGGTGGCTAATGACCATGTTGTGAAGTTACTGCATGACACATGCTGCCTGATGCCAGACTCTTTGACCTACTCCCACTGTTCGCACCTACAGAGATATAATACAATGAGAGATCCTGCTAGGTCATACATGCAATCACACTCTCTCTGATAAGATGCAGATTATATAGGCACGGTTCAACTCCTATCACTGCATTTGACTTTAAATAACCGCAATTGGCAACAAACACAGTCTTTGTTTGACTTAGATAACATTTCATAACAGAGTTATGAATCAAAGTTCAACTGTGTTGAACAAGACCTGATACATAGGAGAATGGGATGTCAGGTAGCCCACATGTACTTCTCTGTATCAGTGAAAAGGACTTTTGATTAGGATGTGGTGATGTATATTTGCTCGTTGCTGATTGTCAAATTGCACAGTCATCCAGTGATTTTGCTGAGTTATAACCAGGCTCTTAACCAATGAtcctttctgtctctataggtTTTGGGCTCCCTGTATCCAGCCAGCCTGAGCTCCCTGCCCAGTCCCCGTCCCAGAACAGCCCACACCACACCAGGGTTAAACGATGCTCCTGCAGTAACTGGCTGGACAACGAATGCATCTACTTCTGTCACCTGGACATCATTTGGGTCAACACTCCCAATAAGGTCATCCCCTACGGTCTTGGCAGCCCCCTGTCCCGACGTCGCCGCTCCACCGGGCGATGTGAATGTGCCCACCCAGCCGACAGGACCTGCTCCGGATTCTGCCACAACAGGTGAGCTCACCTTCACGAGACAAGGAACTTCTACCCTCCTTGCCTCCCTCATCCAACCCTACCCTTTCCCCTCCTTGCCTCCTTGCTAGATACCAGATTGTATCAAGTCAGTGACTATCTGTGGCAGTCAGTCGTCTGTGACCAGCCTGTATCAGGTTGTATCAGGGCTGGTTGTCGAGGAGACGCAGGGAGGAGGCGTATTGTTTTTATGGCTTAGATGTGTAACTagtgatgggggaggagagaggaggcggagggaggatggatggatgggggaatagcctgCATGTTCTGGAGGCTTAGAGCCCCCTTACAGACAGATCCATTAGTCATGACACTATTCTTGGAATGTTTTACCAGCGGGAATGTCTGCTGTATTAATACAGTTATTGCTGTTATGACATACCAAGGTTGAGGATTAGTCTGTGTGTCTCAACGAGGTTTTATCCTGCTCTGTGAAAAGTCCCTGAGAACAGGCTGTAGGGCATGCAGTACAGACATTACTGGGTTGAAATTCCTAGTCAACCGTCTCCCACTGCTAGCAttgtagaatcatgtagtaatgtaGAATCCAGCCTCATAGCCCTTTAGGAGTAGTCGAGATAATGTGTTCTTGGTTTGCTCTCATTTTGACATGGTTGTTCTTTCTGTTTGCAGCTCAGAGAACCCCAGATTCGTAGTGGTAAGCCCCTCAGACCAGAACCTGGAACAGGCTGTTAGCAGTCCAGACACAACCAGCAGCGACCTACTGACCTCTCTCAGGTAAGAGAAAAACAAGATATCATTAAGGACCAGACATTTTCCCAGGCCTAGATTAATCTTATTCCTGTCCCCATTGAGGATGTTAACCTGATGCTTCTCTCTTTGTTATTTATAGAAACACGGTCCGAtccaacatggctgccatagagCAGGCTGCTCCCTCCAGGAAGAAGAACGCGTCCAGAGCCAACAGACTGAACATCGggtagatgaggaggagggaggaagaggagcttTAAGAGCTCCAGAGCATCCGAACAAAGACCCCCTGGAGGAAACTAGGGAGTCCTCCCCGGGGAAGACATAGAAGAGAGGTCCTAAGAGAGACCCTGAGAAGAGGGCAAATATGGAACACTGGCTGCCCACTGTTGACTGGATATGGACATTATCTGGATATGAGTCTTGGACTAATCTGGCAAAGAGTCCGATTCGAAAGACTAGGGAGGATCAAGTGTGTCCTCTGTGGACTGTGACAGTCTGGACTAGGATGGTTGCTGACTGTGTGCTGGTCATGGGTTGTCATCATCATCCCAAACATAAATACACTTTCTGTGTCTGAGCACCTGAAATGGGTGGATG includes:
- the LOC135551393 gene encoding endothelin-2-like, whose product is MALSLTSLTIITLCVLLQEGFGLPVSSQPELPAQSPSQNSPHHTRVKRCSCSNWLDNECIYFCHLDIIWVNTPNKVIPYGLGSPLSRRRRSTGRCECAHPADRTCSGFCHNSSENPRFVVVSPSDQNLEQAVSSPDTTSSDLLTSLRNTVRSNMAAIEQAAPSRKKNASRANRLNIG